The DNA segment GTTTACCAAAGAACACATGTGAAAGCGGCgagaaggggggaggaaaggaaatccAAGTTTCAGTCTGTTTCAAACTTTTCTGATAGGGTTATCTTCAGTCATCTGATGTCAGATAGTGTGCTCTCCTTCGAGAATGATGTGGTCACAACAGGAGTGCCATTATTAGCCAAATAGCCTTGCCTTAAGGTTTCAAAGTATGAAGCCTGTACAGGTTTGTGATACTGCAGAACTTTTATGGCATCATCTATCTTAAAccattcccttttccttcctgcagataaaaaaagagggggaaaggtTAGATCACAACAACTGAAGTATTTACAATCCTCTCCATGCGCAACTGTTTCACAACAGCAAACTGTATGTCAATTGTTACTACGGAATAATGAACTCATTAagtagatttttcttttccaaatgcaAAAAAATCTATTCAATTTTTCACAATAACGGTATACTACTGTGTAGAGCAAAATATCCTCAGGGTACTAAGCACCTCTAAGTTCTTAAACATTTATGAACTTCATTCTAAATGAGATTAAGGATATAGGACATAACATACTTTCAAAGAAGACTTGGCACAAGCAACCTAACTAATCAATCTCCTTAAAAATCAATTACAGGAAAAACTGAGTGTTATTGTATCACCTGTAAAGTTTATTGTACATACATTGAAGTAATTTACTATAATTAGGAGCTGAGAAAGAAAAAATTTGGTTAACAAGTTTTCAGTCAAGTAAAAAAAACTGTTTATTTTCTAATGAATTTTTTTCAGGcgtaaaaaaataaattacttttaattttattaaattaaaagaatgtgtggaatagaatggaaaataaaaaccTGAATCACACTGAGAACCTGTTATATTTCTGCAAATTGTAGATTGTGTGGTTGTTATTCAAggatataaagcactgtaaagaggtatataagactaagtgctattgctattgctatataaaaaCGGAAAATGTCCATGTATTAGGAAATAGCCATTCCCCCAAATCATAAACGTTATAAAGTAAGACTGTTGCCTTAAAATGCACATGTACTAGATACTATTTTATGATTTCTCTGCCTTTTAGAAACATGAggcaatttttatcctaatatttaGGTGGTTAAGGTCAaacaaaaaataagacctggaaGGTAATAAGAATAGCTATTTCATGCATATTGCTCAGCATACTGCAAGAGTGTTTGGTTAACTCTACGTTAGAAGTGCACAACTAATTCTGAAAAAAGGATTTGATTATGTACTATCAAGCtttgaaaaatacatattttcaagATGTAACTATGTGCTATTTTTATGAAAATATAAGCAACAAAAATATAATCAGGGACACAAATGAATGTGTTTGCTTACCGATATTCACAGAATCctcccaatcttccaatacttctGTGACAATAAGTACGTAAACATATGTTCTGTGTTTCCTGTCCTGGTTCTGAAAGGATGATAAACAAAgttaatttgaagaaatataacgACTACAACAATGCTAATCTTAGCACTGAGTTGAAACAATACTTACAATATGTCTCATCAACAGCAATGCTCAGTTATGACTTGATTTCTTAATAAAGGAGATTCAGATACTACTAGtaagttaaaatataaataaaactactTCAAGCATTTTTGTCCTACATTTGCAAGTGTTACCACACTTTGAAGAGGGTTCAAATCAGAGAAAATTTATCTTCTAACCTACCATAATAGAACCTCTGTCTCCAAACTTTAATCACATATAGAAATGTTTTATCAATTCTGTTGATATTTGTACTTACCTCAAAAATTCCTACTAATCTTCCTAATGTCCCTTTCACTCCAGCCTATGAtatattcaaagaaaagaaaagggcatTTAAAATAAGTCATAgctcaatttattttaaaagtcagttataatttaaattatatattttacaaactttttaagAATTATATATAATTCTGTGATATGATTTACACTGTACAATGGTGAAACTTTGTGAACTTTTAGAAATTTTCTTTATCAATATTGTGACCTACAATATTTCCTCTGAGACTAAAAACAGCTCTAATATGCAGATATCTATGTGAATATGGACTGTGATCACTTTGAACAAGCTAGTAATAGTCATGGTGGCCATGAACTCACAAgctgtttctcccctccccaggGATTTAAGTTGAAATGTTGCTTGAACTGAAAATCTAAAGAAATCTAATATCAATTTGTGAAAAGATTGAGCAGGCAGGAGTGAAACTGTAGAGTTTGAGAGGTCAGTAAAGTAGCATCATCTATAACATCTTAGCTTGTTTTTCAGGTGCAAAACAACACCTCCAGGGTGCGCAAGTTATTGGTGAAACAATGCCTCTGGACATCTTCAAAGTCACAATAACAATCTCACCCCACCAACCCTCTCTACCTTAAGGCTACACCTGAAATACTTGGATGAGAAAATAGACCTGGCATATATTATAAAGATCTGAACAGATGAAAAGAGGAGTGTTCAACTTTCAGAAATACACCACATTTCTGAAAGGCAAACAGTCCTCTTTTCATCTGTTCAAATCTTTATAATATATGCCAGATCTATTTTCTCATCCAAGTTCAAACCATGAATTACAGGTTTCTCACAGGTACACCTGGCATCTAATGTCATTAGCCAAATTCCAagatataacagagttggaaggtaccttggaagtcatctagtccaatccccctgctcacgcaggagacctatactagggattcgaaccaccaacctttctgatcgacaagctcagcgtcttagccactgagccacagagACTCTTAAACTTTCTAACTCCTGTCCACCTTACATCCTGCTCTCACTCTCATTAGTTAAGAATAAGGTTTAGGTTTATTTGGGTGTGGGGGTAGGGCTAAGTGGAGGTCTGTAATGCCAGTTCCAGCACttccccagttcttttttttcagtCCAAACAACTTTTTTTCTATTCTGTACTGTCTATTCTCAAAAATTAATGTGCTTCCTTAAACATTCAGTGAACTCTAAATCCAGTTCTCGCCTCCAATTTTGGAGAACAGGGAGCCCTCAATTTGATTCCTCCACTACCTCTCTTCGCTGAACGTATTTCTGGAAATAATATAGGGATTGCCAACATTTATTTTATAGTTTTAGTGGTTGGGGGCTTTATTCTTGTTCTGAGCTTCTCCAGGTGTGTTTAAAGATGGGTGGCCTTACagtcaaatgaatgaatgaatggatgatcAATCTTATATGCCAGGTTCCATGATATGACATCAAAAATTTATATGAAAATTCATTTCCCAGATGCTGTATAGTGCAGAATGGGACAATTCACTGCAGCCAGGTCACCTCTGCCAACTCGCCACTGCCAAGTCATTGCAGGACAACTCCAAACAGCCAACTCTCCACAGGGAGAACTCGCCACAGGTGGACAGAGAGCCAGGagcgcaagcaagcaagcaggtgggtgggcagagtgcAGAACAGTGGAGAGACAATAGTGGCTGTGGACATCCTATTTTCACATCAGCCTCCGAGCAGAAGAGTCTGGGAACTGCAGTAGCAGCAGTCGGAATGGGCAGCAGGAAAGTGGTAGCAGCAAGGGGCTTCCCATTTTCACACATACCCTGCTGATGTGCCAGGCTCTGAGCTTGGTGCTGCAGCGGCTCTGAGCCTGGTGTGCCATCACTTGGCACAGCCGCTGATATTGCTGCCACCATGCTGGGCACAAAGCCTCTTGCTAATATTGCCACCTTCATGCTGGGTATGGAGCTGCTGCCGCCAATGTTGCCATGCCAGGGCAGAGACACTGCTGCTGATGTTGCTGCCACATTATGCATGGAGCCTCCGCCATCaatgctgccactactggtttggcaATGGCCATGGAGGCAGCTCCAAGCCCATTGCCGTGGCAGCATTTTCAGTGGCTCTGTGCCCACAGCAGCAGTGGTGGGGGTTGTGAAAATGGGAAGACCCCAGCTGCTGCCACCTTTTTGCCAACCACTCTGATGTACTCTGTATTCTGCTCACATGCTTGCTTGTCCAACGCTTTGCCTCCAGCTATGTGTGGCAATGtccctgtggtgagttggccatgtgtTGTTTTGCAGCAAGTTGGCAGAGGTGATTGGTGGTGACAAACTAGCAGTTATCTTAGACTCGTATAGTGACATGCCAGCAGTAGTGGCAAAAGCAGTTTCCAGATAAGCTCACTAAAAAGTCTAAACTGACTGTCTACTAACAATAttagtcttcttttctttttagcatAAAGCACGTGTAACATGCTCATCCTGCTGGACCAGATGGGATAAGCAGATGTAATAGGAGAgatgcaattttttaaagaacCTGGTCCAATGCCCTATAGTCTAATTCTCCTCAGAAATAAAATTGCtggcaatttttatttcttaaaaggaCTGGATGACCATTTGAGATAAATTTGAAAAGGATCACATTTGTAAAGTATCACAAAAGTACATAAAAGCAAACTAATTTGAGATTTTTCAACATAAATggatttttctcttcctctataGGCAATTGTCATGAAAACAATATACTAGGCAACAGTTTCTCAATGGGAAagtattatatttttttgccacagtcttAACtgtgttgttcctctgccctggtcctattagacctctcagcggcttttgataccatcgaccatggtatcctgctgcaccggttggagggattgggagtgggaggcaccgtttatcggtggttctcctcctatgtctccgatcggtcgcagacagtgttgacaggagggcagaggtcggccccgaggcgcctcacttgtggggtgccgcaggggtcgattctctcgcccctcctgttcaacatctatatgaagccgctgggtgagatcatcagtggcttcggtgtgaggtaccagctgtacgctgatgacactcagctgtacttttccacaccgggccaccccaacgaagctatcgaagtgctgtcccggtgtctggaggccgtacgggtctggatggggagaaacaggctcaagctcaatccctccaagacagagtggctgtggatgccggcatcccagtacagtcagctgagtcctcggctgactgttgggggcgagtcattggccccgatggagagggtgcgcaacgtgGGCGTCCTCctagatgaacggctgtcttttgaagatcatttgacggccgtctccaggagagcttttcaccaggttcgcctggttcgccagttgcgcccctttctagaccgggatgccctatgcacggtcactcacgccctcgtgacgtcttgtctggattactgcaatgctctctacatggggctccccttgaagggcatccggaggcttcagttagttcagaatgcggctgcgcgggtgatagagggagcccctcgtggcacccatgtgacacctctcctgcgcagactgcactggctacctgtggccttccgggtgcgcttcaaggttttggtaactatctttaaagcactccatggcatagggccgggctacttacgggaccacctgctgctaccgaatacctctcaccgacccgtgcgctctcacagagagggactcctcagggtgccgtcagccaggcagggccgtttggcgacacccaggggaagggccttctctgtgggggctcccaccctctggaacgaactccccccaggacttcgtcaacttccggacctccgaaccttccgccgcgagcttaaaacacatctattcatctgcgcaggactggagtagattttaaatttagattttaatgggttttattatatatactgttttttaattatttggctatatcaaataagttttttaatggatattttattctgtatttatatgtaccttttttatttgcctgtgaaccgccctgagcccatagggagatagggcggtatacaaatgtgaaaaataaataaataataaataaataaactactatTGCAAAGAGGAAAACTAGGCAAATTTTGTTGCTCATTAACAAGCATATaaagaatataggtagtcctcgatttctgACAATTAagtccacaatttctgttgttaaacaagacagttgttacgacctttcttgctacaattaagtgaatcgctgcagtgattaacttaggaaaatggttgttaaatgaatctggctttcctattgactttgcttctcagaaggttgcaaaaggtgaccacgtgaccccaggacactgcaactatcctaAATCTTAACcaatgccaaacatctgaattttgatcatgtgaccaaaaggatgatgcaacagtcataagtatgaaaaatggtcataagtcacttttttcaagtgCCTTTGTAAATTTTTGACCAATTATTATATGAATTTGTAACTTGAGCATTATCTGTACTATACAATTAATATTTGGATAATTTTGAAAGTGAAAGGAATGAATAGACAATTTTGTATCCAAGCAGAATTTGAAAATGTACCTCTTCGCAAACTTCCCGCACAGCAGCCACACTAGGCTCTTCTTCAGGCTCCATTCCACCTCCAGGGACAATCCATCTGTCAGGATGACGACTACTGCTAACTAACAGCACCTATAAATAACAACAGAGCTTGTGTACATGTTTACACCTTACACAATTCTACAATTAGAAGATGGTATCCTGCTATgtaaaattactaaaaaaattTCAACTCCAGAGAGTATACTAAGTCCACCTGTACTTAGATAAAGACAGAGAGTGGAACTGGTATTTACTTACTTATATccacctttattatatttataaataattcaagatggcgaacatactaatactccttcctcctcccatatTCTCTACAAAGCCCTGTGAGATAAGTAAGTTGGGAAAGAGaaactggccccaaatcaccagttgttttttttatcccaccttcattactttataagtaacttaaAGTGGCAAACATACACAGTACTTTTTCCCCCACAATAATAATTTatgaaataagattaaaatgGATTGATTAAAATATACAACCAAAAAAATCAGGAACAGAAGAAGCAGGCAAGCTACTCTGTTAATTAAATATGGTAAAATACCAAACTTATTTGAAAACAGAAATAAGCAAACATTATATTCCTTTTAAGAACTAGCTCTGAGGCATGAGACAAAACAGTTTTTAACAAAAAGATTATTAAAATTTTTCAGATGTCTGCCAACTATGACCAatatcttccctttctctctgcaTATATGCATACCCTACTTCTCGCAAATGACTCAATGTAAAATGGAGCACAGAATCTACCAATCATCAAAAGGCACACATACTATGGACTATAACAATAGCAAAGGATGTAgttatttgcaaatattttgtagCCAACCATGCTTACATTAATCCAAGAATATTCTTAAATTAAACAAAATCCAGTCTGAACTCATATATATGCCACTGTTCTAAAGAGCCCAGTAGAAAGCATTAAAACAattgaaattcattcattcattcattttctatagcCATACATCTCAGTGACTCTGAGtgcttaattaaattaaaaatactaaaaacatttaaaaaactaaaaattgggttttttttctattaATGAGAAAATAGCTGTATTGTGAAAAAGATAAAAAGGAGCTTAATTATAGCATCAAGGACACAGGCAATGCTGACTGTAGAACAGACCACAAACTTGCTCATCTTCCATGTTAAGCTAAAATAGAACATACCAATCAATTTCCACATTATGATCTTGAACATATACCCACCATTTTCAAGGGGAACATCAGGAATTACTTTGAAGTCCTAAACCTCACATAAAGAACCAGAGGAATTGTGGAATGCATTTAGTGACTAAGGAGGAATGAAAAAAGAGAATGCCAAAAATGAAGGATATAAGAATGCAAACTAGATGCAGAACTgtggaaattgccaagaagagAGACAAAAATCTCATAAAGGaatgttggacttacctgaacgttCTTTCTATGTGCGCTGCAGGAGAGTTCAAGCATGGGTTTCAATTCGTCTGATTGGCCAGAAACTGAGTTGCAAATTCTTTGGCTAAGCCTCTTCCTCCTGGCCGAGCCTCAGTTTTGTTAATGAAGAGATGGATCTGGAGAGGACGTAGCCCAATTGATGAAATGGACCACTCCTGGACCCCAGACCATTCAGAACCAGGGCAGGATTTGGACTCTCCTGCAGTGCACATAGAAAGAacattcaggtaagtccaacgttccttctcctgtgcgctgcttgaAGAGTCCAACCATGGgttatacccaagctaaatcgtCGTAGGAAAAGTGTTGATCCAGAGTCCACTCGGCTGGCAAAACCCACTGAAACATcttctgaatgccacctctgccgaGGCAAACATGTCCAATTTGTAATTCCTCACAAACAGAGAAGCCCAGGTGACTGCCCTGCAAATCTCAAGGATTGGAGCCTGTGTAGCCCAGACCACCATGGTGGCTGCACTTCTGGTTGAGTGTGCTGTGATTCAGCATGGTGCCAGCCTGGCCTGTTGTTCGTAGGCCAGCAGAATGCATGCCTTCAGCCATCATCTGATAGTGGACGGAGATACCTTCTTGCCCACAGATCTGGGCTGAAATGACATGAACAGAGCTTCCGTCCGTTGGAAGGATGCCGTATGGTGTACATACTTGCGCAGTGCTCTGCGGACATCTAAGGTATGCCAGCGTCTTTCGTGCGGATGTCTGGGGTTCGGACAGAAGTCTGGTAGAATAACTTCCTGCCCGCACTGGAAACAGGTGTTGATCTTAAGCATGAATGTCGGGTCTTAATGGAGAACAACTCTATCTGGGTGAAAAATGCACATGTCTTGTTGCACAGAAAGAGCCGCCAGCTCCGAAATCCTGCGTGCTGACGTAATTGCTATGAGAAAGGCAACCTTGAAAATAGGCAGCCTGATGCTGGCTGACCCTAAGGGCTCAAACGGAGTGGACATGAGCGCCTATAAGACCACGGACAGATCCCAAGTCTGTGAACTGTTGGTGATAACAGGTTAGACACCCCTTTCAAAAAACTACGCACCCAGGGTGCTGAGAGAGAGGTCGCACCCTCGCCTGGTAGAATGGTGGACAATGCTGCCACCTGTCTGCAGAGGGTATTCATGGATAATCCTTTATCAAGACCCAGTTGCAGAAAATTCAAGGCCTGAGAAACTGTCGCAGATGTAGAAATCACTTTCTTCTTAGTGCACCAGCGAGAAATGGAAATCCATGTGGCCTTGTATATCCTGTTTGTTGACACCCGTCGAGAAGCAAGAATAGTCAAAATTACTTTGCCAAAAAGTAGTCCCTTCCAGAGGATCTTTCAAGTGCCAAACAGCCAACTGGAGCCATTGAGAGTCCAGGTGTTGGAGGGCCCCTTGGCTGAGGGAGATCCTTTGAGGAGGAATTTTCCATGGACGAGAGATAGAAAGTGTCACCAGGTCCGCGAACCATGGATGTTTTGGCCAGTAAGGTGCTACTAATAGTACCTCCGCCTCCTCTGTCAAGATCTTCCTGATGAGCCTCGGTAGTAAGGGGGTTGGAGGAAAGGCATACAACAATCCGGCTGGCCACCGGCAATAAGAGAGCGTTGATTCCCTCTGCCCCGTGTGTCCTGAACCAGGGAAAAAATCTTGGTAGCTGAGTGTTCTGTGGGCTAGCAAATAAGTCCAGTACCGGAACACCAAACCATTCCATTATTTGGTGAAAGAAGTCTGGGTGGAGGTGCCATTTGGACTGGTCAACAGTTGTTCTGCTCAACCAGTCCACTTGGGTGTTGGCTGTTCCAGAAATGTGTTCCGCTCACAAGGATCGCAGATGTCTTTCCGCCCAGAAGCCTAAGGCCTTCGCCTTGCGCATTAGGATCTTGGAACAGGTACTTCCCTCCCTGTTGACATGCGCCTTGGCTGTTACATTATCTGTCAATAGCAGTACGTGCTGATCAGTTTGAAATTGATGTAGCGCTAGATGAGCCACTCTCACTTCCAGCCAATTGATGTCGTTGAGAAGGTCCTGATGGGACCAACAACCTTGAATCATCCTGAAGTccaggtgggcaccccagccgaaAAGACTGGCGTCTGAGGTCagaaccagctgggaaggttctCGGAAGAGGCAGCCTTTCTCCATGGCTGCTGACATCCACCAATCCAAGGACATTGAATTGCTGCGCCCTGATCTCTGACTAGGTAAAAGCAGCCATTGTAAGGCCCTGACATGTAATCAGGCCCAAGGGACAATAGCTAGGCAGGATATCATTTTCCCTAATAGTTGGAATAATTAGAAGCAGTAAGGGAACTAGTTCCAATGACTTGATCTGTGACACCATCTCTCTTATGCTGGCTCGGCGTTCCTGAGACAGGAATACTTGCGATGTCTGGGTGTTGATCACTGCCTAGATGGGTTAGACTGGTGGATGGTGTTAGATGGCGTTTCTCACAGTTCAAAGAAAAGCTGTGATCCTGAGTTTGAATCGTGAACTGAAAGTCCTGCTCTGCCTACAGCAAGGACAACTGGATTAACACGTCATCCAAGTAACATTGTAGGCAAATGGGCCTTGCCCACAGATGCGGTGTTATGACATCCAGGAGCTTGGTGAACGTGCGCAGGGCCAAGGAGAGGCCGAAGGGGAGCGCCTTGTATTGCCAATGGTGGCCTGCATATGAGAATCTGAGGAACTTTCTGTGAGACAGTCTGATGGGAACATGGAGGTATGCCTCCTTGAGATCTATGGATGTTAAAAGTTCTCCCTGTTAGATACCACCCAGGATAGTATGTAGGGACTGCATTTTGAAtctcttgtattttatatatacattgaAGTTTTTCAAATTCAAGATGGCCTTGTGTCTCCCTGAACTCTTGGGAACCAGAAAGAGGACAGAATAAAAGCCGAGACCTCTCTGATCTATTGGCACTGGCTCTATGGCCATGATGTCCAGCAGGTGCTAAATCGTGGCTTCCATCAGGGCCCTCTTGCTGGTATCCCTGGCTACAGGGCACTGTAGAAAGCGTTGTGAAGGGCTTGGACAAAATTCTAGAGTGAACCTCACTGTTTGTAATACCCAAGCATCAGTAGTGGTCTCCTGCCACTGGCTGGCAAACATCTTTAACCTGCTGCCAATGGGGATGTGTGAGAGAGTCACTTCATGCGGCAGTAAGGCTGTTACCAGCACCCCGATAGGGCTGTCTGGATTGTGATTGACAAGTCTTGTCGTGGAAAGCTGACCTGTCCTGTGACCTATCCATACTGTAGGGATACTGTCTTAGGTATTGTGGGGCGGAGAATCCTGCCTCCGAGCCACGAAAGGACTGCCTCCTATAAAAGGGGGCCGATCTCCTATCTGCTCACTTGGAAAGATGAGGGAGTGCCTTGCATTTATCTTTCCCCTCCACCAGGATGGGATCTAACACTTCCCCAAACAGCTGCCATCCCTTGAAGGGAGCTGATGCTAACCTCCATTTGGATTTTATGTTGGCTTGCCACTGGCGTAGCCATAACAAGCACCTGGAGA comes from the Ahaetulla prasina isolate Xishuangbanna chromosome 3, ASM2864084v1, whole genome shotgun sequence genome and includes:
- the NUDT3 gene encoding diphosphoinositol polyphosphate phosphohydrolase 1 isoform X1 is translated as MMKLKSNQTRTYDGDGYKKRAACLCFRNESEEEVLLVSSSRHPDRWIVPGGGMEPEEEPSVAAVREVCEEAGVKGTLGRLVGIFENQDRKHRTYVYVLIVTEVLEDWEDSVNIGRKREWFKIDDAIKVLQYHKPVQASYFETLRQGYLANNGTPVVTTSFSKESTLSDIR
- the NUDT3 gene encoding diphosphoinositol polyphosphate phosphohydrolase 1 isoform X2, with the protein product MMKLKSNQTRTYDGDGYKKRAACLCFRNESEEEVLLVSSSRHPDRWIVPGGGMEPEEEPSVAAVREVCEEAGVKGTLGRLVGIFENQDRKHRTYVYVLIVTEVLEDWEDSVNIGRKREWFKIDDAIKVLQYHKPVQASYFETLRKNKLCQESSYCGMN